One stretch of Girardinichthys multiradiatus isolate DD_20200921_A chromosome 2, DD_fGirMul_XY1, whole genome shotgun sequence DNA includes these proteins:
- the frs2b gene encoding fibroblast growth factor receptor substrate 2b — MGSCLSCPEKESVPDNHQSKFKVINVDDDGNELGSGVMELTESELVLHTHRRDDVRWPYLCLRRYGYDSNLFSFESGRRCQTGQGIFAFKCSRAEEIFNMLQEVMHSHSISVVEEAVLDPNQQGALTPAALGYSVPTVPNGVSRLPSVGETPSHPSTRHPSVASTRLPSVGEESTHPLLVADEAVHTYVNTTGLMEEQPSPLTVITPLESPTSPHSQCPPTPPPPPRVCVEPVPPAPQPEPQVLLELQGVRFVLGPTPVQKQQMEKKRQQELQEATELRETNGPIPTPAPGEPPTPHSNGSSSANASTAPRRHRPPPLTPDLQNVNNSAQRRTALLDYENLPVLPPVWEARKPSAEEEESSDGGLKTPSLNGYNHQTTHSLLQHSYSHPLSAVLEPSHNYVNTENVTAPLSAHRPDTARRRTDIPTIFNFDFRRPPLPGHMEPPKTLNYIEVEMDSSSGNKGTSDGSNPHTPRTPTSPLPPTTPTRRTEMYALIDIERTAAMSSLQKARPRDDGTSRKTRHNSTELPTKSAA; from the exons ATGGGTAGCTGTTTAAGCTGTCCAGAGAAAGAGTCAGTTCCAGATAATCATCAGAGTAAATTCAAG GTGATAAATGTGGATGACGATGGGAACGAGCTGGGCTCAGGCGTGATGGAGCTGACCGAATCAGAGCTCGTCCTTCACACCCATCGCCGTGACGACGTCAGGTGGCCTTACCTGTGCCTGCGCCGCTACGGCTATGACTCCAACCTGTTCTCCTTCGAGAGCGGCCGTCGCTGCCAGACCGGACAAG GTATATTTGCCTTCAAATGTTCTCGAGCTGAAGAGATCTTCAACATGCTGCAGGAGGTCATGCACAGTCACAGCATTAGTGTGGTGGAAGAGGCAGTGCTGGATCCCAACCAGCAGGGGGCGCTCACTCCTGCAG CTCTGGGTTACTCAGTACCTACAGTGCCCAACGGGGTGAGTCGACTACCATCAGTGGGCGAGACACCGTCTCACCCATCCACCCGTCACCCATCTGTGGCTAGCACCCGGTTGCCGTCTGTGGGAGAGGAGTCCACGCACCCACTGCTTGTAGCCGACGAGGCG GTGCACACCTATGTGAATACCACTGGACTCATGGAGGAACAGCCCAGCCCGCTCACTGTCATCACACCCCTGGAGAGCCCCACCTCCCCACATTCTCAGTGTCCTCCCaccccccctcctcctcccagGGTCTGTGTGGAGCCTGTGCCCCCTGCCCCCCAGCCGGAGCCCCAGGTGTTGTTGGAGCTTCAGGGGGTGCGCTTCGTGCTTGGACCCACTCCTGTTCAGAAGCAGCAAATGGAAAAGAAGAGACAACAGGAGCTGCAGGAGGCCACTGAGCTCCGAGAGACTAACGGCCCTATCCCAACCCCTGCCCCTGGTGAGCCGCCTACCCCGCACTCCAACGGCTCCTCCTCCGCCAACGCATCCACGGCTCCCCGCCGCCACCGCCCGCCCCCCCTGACACCCGACTTGCAGAATGTTAACAACTCAGCCCAGCGGCGCACTGCTCTGCTGGACTATGAAAACTTGCCAGTGCTGCCACCGGTTTGGGAGGCCAGGAAGCCAAgcgcagaggaggaggagagctcCGATGGAGGTCTTAAGACACCGTCACTCAACGGGTACAACCACCAAACCACCCACAGCCTGCTGCAGCACTCCTACTCCCACCCGCTGTCTGCTGTCCTCGAGCCCTCGCACAACTATGTTAACACAGAGAACGTGACAGCACCACTCAGTGCGCACCGGCCCGACACGGCCCGCCGACGCACTGACATACCCACCATTTTTAACTTCGATTTCCGCCGGCCGCCGCTGCCTGGCCACATGGAGCCACCCAAAACTCTGAACTACATTGAGGTGGAGATGGACAGCAGCAGTGGAAACAAAGGCACCTCGGATGGCAGCAACCCCCACACGCCTCGCACCCCCACCTCCCCGCTGCCACCGACAACACCAACCCGGCGCACCGAGATGTATGCTCTCATTGATATCGAGCGCACCGCCGCCATGTCCAGCTTGCAGAAAGCACGGCCGCGAGATGACGGCACGTCTCGCAAGACGAGACACAACAGTACGGAGCTTCCCACCAAGAGTGCCGCGTGA